From Osmerus mordax isolate fOsmMor3 chromosome 8, fOsmMor3.pri, whole genome shotgun sequence, a single genomic window includes:
- the LOC136947968 gene encoding signal recognition particle 14 kDa protein-like isoform X3, which produces MVLVDNDLFLTELTLLFRKCRGSGTVYITLKKYDGRTKPKSRKGRPDPFVPCDNKCILRAASAKKKISTVVSSKEVIKFQMNGNLENNKVDKTF; this is translated from the exons ATGGTTCTCGTGGACAACGATTTG TTTTTGACGGAGTTGACGCTACTTTTCCGCAAATGCAGAGGATCGGGAACTGTGTACATAACTTTAAAGAAAT ATGATGGAAGGACAAAACCAAAATCTCGAAAAGGAAGGCCAGATCCATTTGTGCCATGTGACAACAAATGCATTCTAAGGGCAgcaagtgcaaaaaaaaaaatcagcacAGTG GTCAGCTCCAAAGAGGTAATAAAGTTCCAGATG AACGGCAACTTGGAGAACAACAAGGTGGACAAGACCTTTTGA
- the LOC136947968 gene encoding signal recognition particle 14 kDa protein-like isoform X1, which yields MVLVDNDLFLTELTLLFRKCRGSGTVYITLKKYDGRTKPKSRKGRPDPFVPCDNKCILRAASAKKKISTVVSSKEVIKFQMAYTNLLRAHLDGLKKRDRKAKSKKAKAAQTATWRTTRWTRPFETLSLLHYI from the exons ATGGTTCTCGTGGACAACGATTTG TTTTTGACGGAGTTGACGCTACTTTTCCGCAAATGCAGAGGATCGGGAACTGTGTACATAACTTTAAAGAAAT ATGATGGAAGGACAAAACCAAAATCTCGAAAAGGAAGGCCAGATCCATTTGTGCCATGTGACAACAAATGCATTCTAAGGGCAgcaagtgcaaaaaaaaaaatcagcacAGTG GTCAGCTCCAAAGAGGTAATAAAGTTCCAGATG GCCTATACTAACCTGCTGAGGGCACACTTGGATGGCCTCAAGAAAAGGGACAGAAAAGCTAAGAGCAAAAAGGCAAAGGCCGCCCA AACGGCAACTTGGAGAACAACAAGGTGGACAAGACCTTTTGAAACACTTTctttattacattacatttag
- the LOC136947968 gene encoding signal recognition particle 14 kDa protein-like isoform X2 translates to MVLVDNDLFLTELTLLFRKCRGSGTVYITLKKYDGRTKPKSRKGRPDPFVPCDNKCILRAASAKKKISTVVSSKEVIKFQMAYTNLLRAHLDGLKKRDRKAKSKKAKAAQ, encoded by the exons ATGGTTCTCGTGGACAACGATTTG TTTTTGACGGAGTTGACGCTACTTTTCCGCAAATGCAGAGGATCGGGAACTGTGTACATAACTTTAAAGAAAT ATGATGGAAGGACAAAACCAAAATCTCGAAAAGGAAGGCCAGATCCATTTGTGCCATGTGACAACAAATGCATTCTAAGGGCAgcaagtgcaaaaaaaaaaatcagcacAGTG GTCAGCTCCAAAGAGGTAATAAAGTTCCAGATG GCCTATACTAACCTGCTGAGGGCACACTTGGATGGCCTCAAGAAAAGGGACAGAAAAGCTAAGAGCAAAAAGGCAAAGGCCGCCCAGTGA